One Camelina sativa cultivar DH55 chromosome 3, Cs, whole genome shotgun sequence genomic window carries:
- the LOC104778784 gene encoding glutathione S-transferase T3-like, which translates to MASNNTPNSQAQSYFSLLNFPYDSFAPNVNTGSSQIPAFSSETSSQPTQPPSQSEETAKQRRERRLWSSEDDLVLISAWLNTSKDAVVGNGQKAGSFWIRIGDYYETSSHVRGGAEPRCPDHCRQRWQKISKEVSRFCGAFAEAEGEKASGMNDVDVLQNAHQIYTKLYKKKFALEYAWSVLRFEQKWANLETMNPTPKTTSSSKRKADDAAGSTGSVVGEHESRPPGIKATKKVRNKGKEKATPSAEFSHMWEIKQKDLEGMKQLQNMSILDTLIAKNETLDEDEKALKKKLMAELF; encoded by the coding sequence ATGGCATCAAACAATACTCCTAACAGTCAGGCTCAATCCTATTTTAGCCTTCTTAACTTCCCATATGACAGCTTTGCTCCCAATGTAAACACTGGTTCGTCTCAAATCCCTGCTTTTAGTTCGGAAACTAGTTCACAGCCGACTCAACCTCCTAGTCAATCAGAAGAGACAGCAAAACAACGTAGGGAGAGACGGTTATGGTCTTCAGAAGATGACTTAGTCCTGATAAGCGCCTGGTTAAACACATCGAAGGATGCAGTAGTTGGGAATGGCCAAAAGGCAGGGTCCTTTTGGATCCGTATAGGAGACTATTACGAAACAAGTAGTCATGTACGTGGTGGTGCTGAGCCTAGGTGCCCTGACCATTGTAgacaaagatggcaaaaaaTCAGTAAGGAAGTGAGCAGGTTCTGTGGAGCTTTTGCAGAGGCAGAGGGTGAGAAAGCTAGTGGCATGAACGATGTAGACGTTTTACAAAATGCTCACCAAATCTACACGAAGctgtacaagaagaagtttgcTTTGGAGTATGCTTGGAGTGTGCTACGCTTTGAACAGAAATGGGCAAACCTGGAGACTATGAACCCCACTCCAAAGACAACCAGCTCGAGCAAAAGGAAAGCTGATGATGCTGCTGGATCGACAGGTTCTGTCGTTGGTGAGCACGAGAGCAGGCCTCCGGGCATAAAGGCAACAAAAAAAGTAAGGAACAAAGGCAAAGAGAAGGCTACACCATCTGCAGAGTTTAGTCACATGTGGGAGATAAAACAGAAGGATTTAGAGGGCATGAAACAACTCCAAAATATGTCCATTCTTGACACTCTCATTGCCAAGAATGAAACCCTAGACGAAGATGAAAAagcattgaagaagaagctaatggcgGAACTGTTTTAA
- the LOC104776055 gene encoding uncharacterized protein At1g01500-like, with product MEEPCEKLDSGEAYQISRYHNFNQHSSRSLSPWLDLRVFYVRISNFMVEDSTPEVLTINHIPLDPDTVVEINGVRLGMYSEGGSSQLRRDRVDKKSEEATYVSTDNIRLTGSVKFEVFDKNELILSGTLEMSDSNGFTGESKNRWKMNCEAEITAGSGFLKEKTINGQDLSSPLPTIEVYVTGCFSGTPIILTKILQLGLRKKQSRRLALDSIPEYETAEPHKDTSSTLDLQATEYTNYKKEYEGDMYWRSECIDGEMSWFNAGVRVGVGIGLGVCVGLGIGVGLLVRTYQSTTRNFRRRLL from the exons ATGGAGGAGCCTTGTGAGAAACTTGACAGTGGTGAAGCCTATCAAATATCTAGATATCATAACTTTAACCAGCACAGCTCTAGAAGCTTATCACCCTGGTTGGATTTGAGAGTGTTCTATGTCCGGATAAGCAATTTCATGGTGGAAGATTCAACTCCTGAAGTCCTCACCATCAATCACATTCCTTTGGATCCAGATACGGTTGTGGAGATTAACGGTGTTAGATTGGGAATGTACTCAGAAGGAGGTTCTTCACAGCTCAGGAGAGATCGAGTAGATAAGAAATCTGAAGAAGCTACTTATGTCAGCACAGACAATATCAGGTTAACTGGTAGTGTGAAGTTTGAGGTTTTTGACAAAAATGAGCTAATCTTGTCTGGAACTCTTGAGATGTCAGATAGTAATGGGTTCACTGGGGAATCAAAGAATCGATGGAAGATGAATTGCGAGGCTGAGATCACTGCAGGGTCTGGTTTCCTTAAGGAGAAGACCATAAATGGTCAAGACTTATCGTCTCCATTGCCAACTATTGAGGTCTATGTTACTGGTTGCTTCTCAGGAACACCCATCATCTTAACCAAGATTCTTCAACTTGGTTTGAGAAAGAAGCAGAGTAGAAGATTGGCATTAGATTCAATTCCTGAGTATGAAACTGCAGAGCCTCATAAAGACACCTCCTCTACACTTGATCTTCAG GCAACAGAGTATACGAATTACAAAAAGGAATACGAAGGGGACATGTATTGGAGAAGTGAGTGCATAGATGGAGAGATGTCATGGTTTAATGCAGGTGTAAGGGTTGGTGTTGGGATTGGACTCGGTGTCTGTGTTGGTCTTGGGATTGGTGTCGGTCTTCTCGTTCGTACTTACCAATCAACTACCAGAAACTTCAGGAGGAGGCTTCTCTAA
- the LOC104776054 gene encoding uncharacterized protein LOC104776054, with product MKFEESQTLLPLRKPVNGGGCLTLTRDRKRAGYKLWVLAAVLLLAFGSMLTGSVSLKGIGLFHSVDGVNGFSVGDDLDVLEIEEREKVVRQMWDVYSRSGGVRVPRFWREAFEAAYEFLISDSAAVRNGAVSDIAKLSLVRFVKSESTPARPNLR from the exons atgaaGTTTGAAGAATCGCAAACGCTCTTACCGTTGAGAAAACCTGTTAATGGAGGAGGTTGTCTCACTCTCACCCGTGATCGCAAACGTGCTGGTTACAAGCTTTGGGTTCTAGCCGCTGTTCTACTCTTGGCATTTGGTTCTATGTTAACCGGTTCTGTCTCTCTCAAAGGAATCGGGTTGTTCCACTCTGTTGACGGCGTTAACGGGTTCTCCGTCGGCGACGATCTCGACGTCCTG GAAattgaggagagagagaaagtggtGAGGCAGATGTGGGATGTGTACAGTCGCTCCGGTGGTGTCAGGGTTCCTCGGTTTTGGCGAGAAGCTTTCGAGGCGGCTTATGAGTTTCTGATCAGTGATTCCGCCGCTGTTCGAAACGGTGCCGTTTCTGATATCGCCAAGTTGTCTCTTGTTCGCTTTGTTAAGTCAGAGTCTACTCCGGCCCGGCCCAATCTCCGTTGA